Proteins found in one Pararge aegeria chromosome 12, ilParAegt1.1, whole genome shotgun sequence genomic segment:
- the LOC120628294 gene encoding outer dynein arm-docking complex subunit 1-like: MPTQVEQKTVDPEAELSNVQRTFQKLAPMCSVEKRAGGIPQLAPQEKQLGILAAELKETLLCINLARKGQHALRDNMTKQVTRKSIVEYEHLEGELRDERAQQAELDCLNYLAQKQMTELIKKVPTEADELSMIENASNRLRRMENRLDLATKRFCGINTDNKSVREEIDRLLVERNGFNIQWNRTIGKLVKGKEYLMDIFEIAANSYGDRDECCRMLEALKWKGLFQLNRDISEMQSYEGELNHLSKLEEFLRVKGSRRICEADEKEEIKRQDEIQRCEQEIAHHDALLEDIFRYAGSDRLTSIVNNFKASEIENFSIFELLCQVLQESIIMRRDLEILRQRIMDQRDMNEAREEKQDKRLAELKVELDKKRENTQHMMELNHNTDAVIQKVLKGIDDLVRLAKCDITPLLSLLGNHKEVTKWNVRKFLRILESDVKSLIEVAYGAVKPPAPTPKARPKGPVAPLTKLVADPYVETLRPNRIEKLVPYQPCAYCVEDYIMNLVFETPAIPADKEYVESIFHLEDVNTKFGIYTLTIPAKRHPYRGPKKD, from the exons ATGCCTACGCAGGTTGAACAGAAAACTGTTGATCCAGAAGCAGAGCTTAGCAATGTTCAGCGAACG ttTCAAAAGCTGGCACCTATGTGTAGCGTTGAAAAGCGGGCAGGTGGCATTCCACAGCTGGCCCCTCAAGAGAAGCAGCTAGGTATCCTCGCCGCTGAGTTGAAAGAGACGCTTCTTTGCATTAAT CTCGCCAGAAAAGGACAGCATGCTCTCCGCGACAATATGACAAAGCAAGTTACACGCAAGTCCATTGTTGAATACGAACATTTGGAGGGCGAGTTGCGGGATGAAAGGGCCCAGCAAGCTGAGTTGGACTGCCTCAATTATCTGGCGCAAAAACAAATGACGGAGCTCATAAAGAAAGTGCCCACTGAAGCCgac GAACTATCAATGATTGAAAATGCAAGCAACCGACTTCGACGCATGGAAAACCGTCTAGATTTAGCTACAAAGCGTTTCTGCGGTATTAACACAGATAACAAAAGCGTTCGAGAAGAAATTGATCGTCTACTTGTTGAAAG GAATGGTTTTAATATCCAATGGAACAGAACTATTGGCAAGCTTGTCAAGGGTAAGGAATATCTTATGGATATATTTGAGATCGCAGCAAACTCGTACGGCGATCGAGACGAATGCTGCAGGATGCTAGAGGCCTTGAAATGGAAGGGATTGTTCCAGCTTAATCGAGACATATCG GAAATGCAATCATACGAAGGAGAGTTAAATCATCTCTCAAAATTAGAAGAGTTCCTGAGAGTTAAAGGTTCGAGAAGGATCTGTGAGGCTGATGAGAAGGAGGAAATAAAGCGACAAGATGAGATACAGAGATGTGAGCAGGAAATCGCTCACCATGACGCGCTGTTAGAAGATATATTC CGTTACGCTGGCTCCGACAGACTAACATCAATAGTGAATAACTTCAAAGCCAGCGAGATTGAGAACTTCTCCATTTTTGAACTACTTTGTCAAGTACTACAAGAGTCAATAATCATGAGGCGAGATCTTGAGATTCTGCGACAACGTATAA TGGATCAACGGGACATGAACGAAGCCCGCGAAGAGAAGCAGGACAAACGTCTCGCAGAACTAAAAGTGGAACTTGACAAAAAGAGAGAAAACACCCAGCACATGATGGAGCTAAACCATAACACTGATGCAGTCATTCAAAAAGTGCTCAAAGGAATCGATGATCTTGTCAG ATTGGCAAAATGCGATATCACTCCCTTGCTATCACTTCTGGGCAACCACAAGGAAGTGACCAAATGGAATGTCCGCAAATTCCTCAGAATACTTGAATCGGATGTCAAAAGCCTTATCGAGGTGGCCTACGGAGCCGTAAAG CCCCCAGCTCCCACTCCTAAAGCTAGGCCAAAAGGCCCGGTGGCCCCTCTTACAAAACTTGTAGCTGACCCCTACGTGGAAACCTTGAGACCAAACAGAATTGAAAAGTTGGTGCCGTACCAACCTTGCGCTTA TTGTGTTGAGGACTACATAATGAACTTAGTTTTTGAGACACCGGCAATACCAGCTGATAAGGAATATGttgaaagtatatttcattTGGAAGACGTTAACACTAAATTTGGAATTTACACGCTCACCATACCTgc AAAGCGTCATCCATATAGAGGCCCTAAAAAAGACTGA
- the LOC120628293 gene encoding serine/threonine-protein phosphatase alpha-2 isoform isoform X1 — protein MADRDTDELNIDNVIKKLLKVRGEKPGMNVQLTEIEIKGLCLKSREIFLSQPILLELEAPLKICGDIHGQYYDLLRLFEYGGFPPESNYLFLGDYVDRGKQSLETICLLLAYKIKYPENFFLLRGNHECASINRIYGFYDECKRRYNIKLWKTFTDCFNCLPVAAIVDEKIFCCHGGLSPDLQAMEQIRRIMRPTDVPDQGLLCDLLWSDPDKDTAGWGENDRGVSFTFGAEVVGKFLSKHEFDLICRAHQVVEDGYEFFAKRQLVTLFSAPNYCGEFDNAGALMSVDETLMCSFQILKPADKRKLYSGLNMGRPNTPPRAQPKNKKKDII, from the exons ATGGCAGACAGAGACACAGATGAGTTAAACATcgataatgtaataaaaaaattattaaaag TACGAGGCGAGAAGCCTGGTATGAATGTACAGTTAACGGAAATCGAGATTAAAGGGCTATGCTTGAAATCACGAGAAATATTCCTTTCACAGCCGATATTACTTGAATTGGAAGCACCGTTAAAAATATGCG GTGATATTCACGGTCAGTACTATGACCTGTTAAGGCTGTTTGAATATGGCGGCTTCCCACCAGAGTCTAATTACTTGTTCCTCGGAGATTATGTTGACCGCGGTAAACAGTCATTAGAAACAATTTGTTTGCTACTAGCATACAAGATTAAGTATCCAGAGAACTTTTTCTTACTACGAGGGAATCATGAGTGTGCTAGCATCAATAGGATTTATGG ATTCTACGACGAATGCAAAAGGAGGTACAACATCAAGTTGTGGAAAACTTTCACGGACTGCTTCAACTGCTTACCAGTTGCTGCGATAG TCGACGAGAAAATCTTCTGTTGCCACGGCGGTCTGTCACCGGACCTGCAGGCGATGGAGCAGATCCGACGGATCATGCGGCCGACTGACGTGCCCGACCAGGGTCTGCTCTGTGACCTGCTGTGGTCAGATCCGGACAAGGATACGGCCGGATGGGGCGAGAACGATCGCGGTGTCAGCTTTACCTTCGGCGCTGAG GTGGTAGGCAAGTTCCTGTCGAAGCACGAATTCGACTTGATCTGCCGCGCGCACCAGGTCGTTGAGGACGGCTACGAGTTCTTCGCTAAGAGGCAGCTCGTAACGCTGTTCTCCGCGCCCAACTACTGCGGAGAGTTTGATAATGCGG GTGCGCTGATGTCTGTGGACGAGACCCTGATGTGCTCGTTCCAGATCCTGAAACCAGCCGACAAACGCAAATTGTACTCCGGCCTCAACATGGGCCGCCCAAACACGCCGCCGCGCGCCCAGCCCAAGAACAAGAAGAA
- the LOC120628293 gene encoding serine/threonine-protein phosphatase alpha-2 isoform isoform X3: MADRDTDELNIDNVIKKLLKVRGEKPGMNVQLTEIEIKGLCLKSREIFLSQPILLELEAPLKICGDIHGQYYDLLRLFEYGGFPPESNYLFLGDYVDRGKQSLETICLLLAYKIKYPENFFLLRGNHECASINRIYGFYDECKRRYNIKLWKTFTDCFNCLPVAAIVDEKIFCCHGGLSPDLQAMEQIRRIMRPTDVPDQGLLCDLLWSDPDKDTAGWGENDRGVSFTFGAEVVGKFLSKHEFDLICRAHQVVEDGYEFFAKRQLVTLFSAPNYCGEFDNAGALMSVDETLMCSFQILKPADKRKLYSGLNMGRPNTPPRAQPKNKKK, translated from the exons ATGGCAGACAGAGACACAGATGAGTTAAACATcgataatgtaataaaaaaattattaaaag TACGAGGCGAGAAGCCTGGTATGAATGTACAGTTAACGGAAATCGAGATTAAAGGGCTATGCTTGAAATCACGAGAAATATTCCTTTCACAGCCGATATTACTTGAATTGGAAGCACCGTTAAAAATATGCG GTGATATTCACGGTCAGTACTATGACCTGTTAAGGCTGTTTGAATATGGCGGCTTCCCACCAGAGTCTAATTACTTGTTCCTCGGAGATTATGTTGACCGCGGTAAACAGTCATTAGAAACAATTTGTTTGCTACTAGCATACAAGATTAAGTATCCAGAGAACTTTTTCTTACTACGAGGGAATCATGAGTGTGCTAGCATCAATAGGATTTATGG ATTCTACGACGAATGCAAAAGGAGGTACAACATCAAGTTGTGGAAAACTTTCACGGACTGCTTCAACTGCTTACCAGTTGCTGCGATAG TCGACGAGAAAATCTTCTGTTGCCACGGCGGTCTGTCACCGGACCTGCAGGCGATGGAGCAGATCCGACGGATCATGCGGCCGACTGACGTGCCCGACCAGGGTCTGCTCTGTGACCTGCTGTGGTCAGATCCGGACAAGGATACGGCCGGATGGGGCGAGAACGATCGCGGTGTCAGCTTTACCTTCGGCGCTGAG GTGGTAGGCAAGTTCCTGTCGAAGCACGAATTCGACTTGATCTGCCGCGCGCACCAGGTCGTTGAGGACGGCTACGAGTTCTTCGCTAAGAGGCAGCTCGTAACGCTGTTCTCCGCGCCCAACTACTGCGGAGAGTTTGATAATGCGG GTGCGCTGATGTCTGTGGACGAGACCCTGATGTGCTCGTTCCAGATCCTGAAACCAGCCGACAAACGCAAATTGTACTCCGGCCTCAACATGGGCCGCCCAAACACGCCGCCGCGCGCCCAGCCCAAGAACAAGAAGAA
- the LOC120628293 gene encoding serine/threonine-protein phosphatase alpha-2 isoform isoform X2 — MADRDTDELNIDNVIKKLLKVRGEKPGMNVQLTEIEIKGLCLKSREIFLSQPILLELEAPLKICGDIHGQYYDLLRLFEYGGFPPESNYLFLGDYVDRGKQSLETICLLLAYKIKYPENFFLLRGNHECASINRIYGFYDECKRRYNIKLWKTFTDCFNCLPVAAIVDEKIFCCHGGLSPDLQAMEQIRRIMRPTDVPDQGLLCDLLWSDPDKDTAGWGENDRGVSFTFGAEVVGKFLSKHEFDLICRAHQVVEDGYEFFAKRQLVTLFSAPNYCGEFDNAGALMSVDETLMCSFQILKPADKRKLYSGLNMGRPNTPPRAQPKNKKN, encoded by the exons ATGGCAGACAGAGACACAGATGAGTTAAACATcgataatgtaataaaaaaattattaaaag TACGAGGCGAGAAGCCTGGTATGAATGTACAGTTAACGGAAATCGAGATTAAAGGGCTATGCTTGAAATCACGAGAAATATTCCTTTCACAGCCGATATTACTTGAATTGGAAGCACCGTTAAAAATATGCG GTGATATTCACGGTCAGTACTATGACCTGTTAAGGCTGTTTGAATATGGCGGCTTCCCACCAGAGTCTAATTACTTGTTCCTCGGAGATTATGTTGACCGCGGTAAACAGTCATTAGAAACAATTTGTTTGCTACTAGCATACAAGATTAAGTATCCAGAGAACTTTTTCTTACTACGAGGGAATCATGAGTGTGCTAGCATCAATAGGATTTATGG ATTCTACGACGAATGCAAAAGGAGGTACAACATCAAGTTGTGGAAAACTTTCACGGACTGCTTCAACTGCTTACCAGTTGCTGCGATAG TCGACGAGAAAATCTTCTGTTGCCACGGCGGTCTGTCACCGGACCTGCAGGCGATGGAGCAGATCCGACGGATCATGCGGCCGACTGACGTGCCCGACCAGGGTCTGCTCTGTGACCTGCTGTGGTCAGATCCGGACAAGGATACGGCCGGATGGGGCGAGAACGATCGCGGTGTCAGCTTTACCTTCGGCGCTGAG GTGGTAGGCAAGTTCCTGTCGAAGCACGAATTCGACTTGATCTGCCGCGCGCACCAGGTCGTTGAGGACGGCTACGAGTTCTTCGCTAAGAGGCAGCTCGTAACGCTGTTCTCCGCGCCCAACTACTGCGGAGAGTTTGATAATGCGG GTGCGCTGATGTCTGTGGACGAGACCCTGATGTGCTCGTTCCAGATCCTGAAACCAGCCGACAAACGCAAATTGTACTCCGGCCTCAACATGGGCCGCCCAAACACGCCGCCGCGCGCCCAGCCCAAGAACAAGAAGAA